One window of the Trifolium pratense cultivar HEN17-A07 linkage group LG2, ARS_RC_1.1, whole genome shotgun sequence genome contains the following:
- the LOC123904193 gene encoding uncharacterized protein LOC123904193, which yields MRHLSQISQLPWCIIGDFNDILSSDEKRGRNERPDWLIHGFQEAVLDAGLIDIELHVGIDCYPFTWFKSLGTNRAIEEKLDRALANVEWCNLFVHAKLECLITTASDHYPLLLSWEQRIFQSKPPKHFKFENSWLVEPNFTQFVHQKWNSFTEPILTQKMNNCAKELTHWSEANCQRTRKEIEKYRRKLEMARHQVDETNIHHFNEIRKKLDLLLIKDDIFWRQRAKTFWYRDGDLNTRYFHATASSRKKKTKLCN from the exons ATGCGCCATTTATCACAAATATCTCAACTACCTTGGTGCATAATCGGCGACTTCAATGACATTCTTTCATCAGATGAAAAGCGGGGACGTAATGAACGTCCAGATTGGTTAATTCATGGTTTTCAAGAAGCTGTTTTAGATGCAGGATTAATTGACATAGAGCTGCATGTTGGGATTGATT GCTATCCGTTTACTTGGTTCAAAAGCCTCGGAACTAACAGAGCAATTGAGGAAAAGCTGGACAGAGCACTGGCAAACGTTGAATGGTGCAATCTGTTTGTTCATGCCAAGCTAGAGTGCCTCATAACGACCGCATCAGATCACTATCCGTTATTATTAAGCTGGGAACAAAGAATATTTCAAAGCAAACCCCCTAAACATTTCAAGTTTGAAAATTCTTGGTTAGTAGAACCGAATTTCACACAATTTGTGCACCAAAAGTGGAATTCTTTCACTGAACCTATATTAACTCAGAAGATGAACAACTGTGCAAAAGAGCTGACTCACTGGAGCGAAGCAAACTGTCAAAGGACTCGGAAAGAAATTGAGAAATATAGGCGCAAATTGGAGATGGCAAGACACCAAGTTGATGAAACCAATATTCACCATTTCAATGAGATACGCAAAAAGCTGGATTTGTTACTTATTAAGGATGATATCTTCTGGAGACAAAGAGCAAAAACATTTTGGTATCGCGATGGTGATCTCAATACTCGGTATTTTCATGCAACTGCTTCTTCCCGGAAGAAAAAAACCAAATTGTGCAATTAG